Proteins co-encoded in one Streptomyces roseochromogenus subsp. oscitans DS 12.976 genomic window:
- a CDS encoding HNH endonuclease, protein MSSGVQYTRERLAQAAAQCSSLDEVIAFFGTRPYGHLPGYLVKRFAYFGIDISHFAPAGRQARPSPDELRAVVDESVSIAEVLHRLGRTNNGGQRAKLRRWIADDCLDTAHFLGQAHQRGKPSTNAKRPEDVLVRHDGAHRIATKRLRRALHEVGVPEQCARCAVGPEWLGKPMTLEIDHINGDWRDNRRENLRLLCPNCHAITSTWCRGGRRAVRSAQ, encoded by the coding sequence ATGAGCAGCGGCGTGCAGTACACGCGCGAACGGTTGGCCCAGGCAGCCGCGCAGTGCTCAAGCCTTGACGAGGTCATCGCCTTCTTCGGTACCCGACCGTACGGACACCTGCCCGGATACCTCGTGAAGCGATTCGCCTACTTTGGCATCGACATCTCGCACTTCGCACCCGCCGGCAGGCAAGCGCGCCCCAGTCCTGATGAGTTGCGGGCGGTGGTCGATGAGTCAGTTTCCATCGCCGAGGTGCTTCACCGCCTGGGCCGCACGAACAATGGTGGCCAGCGCGCGAAGCTTCGCAGGTGGATCGCCGACGACTGCCTCGACACTGCGCACTTTCTCGGGCAAGCCCATCAGAGAGGGAAGCCGAGTACGAATGCCAAGCGGCCGGAGGACGTCCTCGTAAGACACGACGGCGCACACCGGATCGCGACCAAACGCCTCCGGCGTGCGCTCCACGAAGTGGGCGTACCTGAGCAGTGCGCCAGATGTGCAGTCGGCCCGGAGTGGCTCGGCAAGCCCATGACGCTGGAGATCGATCACATCAACGGGGACTGGCGCGACAACCGGCGGGAGAATCTGCGGTTGCTGTGCCCTAACTGCCACGCGATCACCAGCACCTGGTGTCGAGGAGGGCGACGAGCGGTCCGTAGCGCCCAGTAG
- a CDS encoding HNH endonuclease signature motif containing protein, with the protein MGVSMYTKERLEEAARGARTLSEAPERLGVDPGSSTRRYVCERMKKLGVDVSHFDREGVKWTRTVLEPVVAASASINEVVRQLGLDSVGGHQANIARRIKAYGIDTSHFAPVVRTERMRYNQRRRTPAEILVEDTSAHAPCIPSYRLKRVMNEVGVEERCALCDIEPVWLGEPLPLEVDHIDGNWRNNRIDNLRFLCPNCHSATDTYRGRGKGRSRAGTL; encoded by the coding sequence ATGGGGGTCAGCATGTACACCAAGGAGCGACTGGAGGAGGCGGCTCGCGGGGCGCGAACGTTGTCGGAGGCACCGGAGAGGCTGGGGGTGGATCCGGGGAGTTCGACGCGGCGCTATGTCTGCGAGCGAATGAAGAAGCTGGGGGTGGATGTCTCGCATTTCGATCGGGAGGGGGTGAAGTGGACACGCACGGTTCTTGAACCGGTGGTGGCAGCATCGGCCAGCATCAACGAGGTGGTACGCCAACTAGGACTGGACTCGGTCGGTGGCCACCAGGCCAACATCGCCCGGCGAATCAAGGCGTACGGCATCGACACCTCGCACTTCGCGCCTGTGGTCCGCACCGAGCGGATGAGGTACAACCAGCGCCGCCGAACCCCTGCAGAGATCCTCGTCGAGGACACGTCGGCGCATGCTCCGTGCATCCCGAGCTACCGCCTCAAGAGGGTGATGAACGAGGTGGGCGTCGAGGAGCGCTGTGCCCTGTGCGACATCGAACCGGTCTGGCTGGGCGAACCGCTCCCGCTGGAGGTAGACCACATCGACGGCAACTGGCGGAACAACCGCATCGACAACCTCAGGTTCCTCTGCCCCAACTGTCACTCAGCAACGGACACTTATCGAGGTCGGGGAAAGGGGCGTTCTCGGGCAGGAACCCTATGA